A genome region from Microplitis mediator isolate UGA2020A chromosome 4, iyMicMedi2.1, whole genome shotgun sequence includes the following:
- the LOC130666525 gene encoding UBX domain-containing protein 7 isoform X1: protein MDRELIEKFIEVTGESEETAVQYLTIADGNVEQAITLMFESGPVPAQRIAPDDEPEVRPPISPTQEVLVPDDSIYALPRASKSVFDRFRDFSVEIRRQEEEMTRQVSGEKIPSHCKTKRLEDLFRPPYDILFLGTFVEAREYAKSKNRWLLVNVQNPQEFACQMLNRDVWSDKQIKEIIKDHFVLWQVLSDTADGRRYIDFYNVLDYPYLAVVDPRTGECMRSYNTISMDHLLTGLNDVLSSQPSPDCSSDSPDVEASHCEPTSSAKRGGHFNNSKDSGRRIKKSRVSIDPTTSVGFKSLNGEPSVSTSTGSSAVIRGKRSRMEIDNADGDPADEAAMPTKEDSVAKTSNSTPTVSNDKSKPSTSSYNSKPSTSTYNSKPSTSSYNNTPSTSTNNSIRSTSSKNEIANGELSLRLCLRLPGGEPETISMRATDTIECFIKRIEDMGYSRTEHTYLIPFPKTNVGALPTDSQLRDTVLYPSSTVFITKV from the exons ATGGATCGtgaattaatagaaaaatttattgaagtcactg gaGAATCTGAAGAAACTGCTGTTCAATATCTAACAATCGCTGACGGTAATGTTGAGCAAGCAATCACGCTGATGTTTGAAAGTGGACCTGTACCAGCACAAAGAATTGCTCCTGATGATGAACCAGAAGTTCGTCCTCCTATTTCACCAACACAAGAAGTTTTAGTGCCAGATGATTCTATTTATGCTCTTCCTCGAGCTTCCAAGAGTGTCTTTGACAGGTTCAGAGATTTCTCCGTTGAAATAC GTAGACAAGAGGAAGAAATGACAAGACAAGTAAGTGGTGAGAAAATACCTTCTCATTGTAAAACAAAACGTCTTGAAGATCTATTTCGTCCTCCATAcgatatattatttttgggAACATTTGTCGAGGCTCGTGAATACGCAAAGTCGAAAAATCGTTGGCTTCTAGTTAATGTACAAAACCCACAAGAATTTGCATGTCAAATGCTTAATAGAGATGTTTGGTCTgacaaacaaataaaagaaataattaaagatcATTTTGTTTTATGGCAG gtATTGTCAGATACCGCCGATGGACGAAGATACATTGACTTTTACAACGTGCTTGACTATCCTTATCTAGCAGTTGTTGATCCAAGAACTGGGGAATGTATGCGCTCATACAATACAATATCAATGGATCATCTTCTAACTGGATTGAATGACGTGCTCAGCTCTCAACCATCACCAGACTGTAGCTCAGACTCACCCGACGTCGAAGCCTCACATTGCGAGCCAACATCATCAGCTAAACGTGGTggtcattttaataattcgaaAGATTCCGGtaggagaattaaaaaatcacgTGTCTCTATTGATCCAACAACTTCAGTTG gTTTTAAAAGTCTGAATGGGGAGCCATCGGTCAGTACAAGTACTGGAAGTAGCGCCGTAATTCGCGGAAAACGAAGTCGCATGGAGATTGATAACGCTGATGGTGATCCTGCTGATGAAGCTGCTATGCCTACAAAAGaa gACTCGGTGGCTAAAACTTCTAACAGTACACCGACGGTATCAAATGACAAGAGTAAACCGTCAACTTCGAGTTACAATAGTAAACCATCTACTTCCACTTACAATAGTAAACCTTCTACGTCTAGTTATAATAATACACCATCAACTTCAACAAACAATAGTATACGGTCTACttcaagtaaaaatgaaattg ctAATGGTGAATTGTCATTACGATTGTGTTTGCGATTACCTGGTGGTGAACCAGAAACAATTTCGATGCGTGCTACCGACACTATTGag tgcttTATAAAACGCATTGAAGACATGGGATACTCACGAACAGAGCACACATACTTAATTCCATTTCCAAAAACAAATGTAGGTGCACTACCAACGGATTCACAATTACGTGACACTGTTTTGTATCCATCAAGTACAGTATTCATTACaaaagtctaa
- the LOC130666525 gene encoding UBX domain-containing protein 7 isoform X2 produces MDRELIEKFIEVTGESEETAVQYLTIADGNVEQAITLMFESGPVPAQRIAPDDEPEVRPPISPTQEVLVPDDSIYALPRASKSVFDRFRDFSVEIRRQEEEMTRQVSGEKIPSHCKTKRLEDLFRPPYDILFLGTFVEAREYAKSKNRWLLVNVQNPQEFACQMLNRDVWSDKQIKEIIKDHFVLWQVLSDTADGRRYIDFYNVLDYPYLAVVDPRTGECMRSYNTISMDHLLTGLNDVLSSQPSPDCSSDSPDVEASHCEPTSSAKRGGHFNNSKDSGFKSLNGEPSVSTSTGSSAVIRGKRSRMEIDNADGDPADEAAMPTKEDSVAKTSNSTPTVSNDKSKPSTSSYNSKPSTSTYNSKPSTSSYNNTPSTSTNNSIRSTSSKNEIANGELSLRLCLRLPGGEPETISMRATDTIECFIKRIEDMGYSRTEHTYLIPFPKTNVGALPTDSQLRDTVLYPSSTVFITKV; encoded by the exons ATGGATCGtgaattaatagaaaaatttattgaagtcactg gaGAATCTGAAGAAACTGCTGTTCAATATCTAACAATCGCTGACGGTAATGTTGAGCAAGCAATCACGCTGATGTTTGAAAGTGGACCTGTACCAGCACAAAGAATTGCTCCTGATGATGAACCAGAAGTTCGTCCTCCTATTTCACCAACACAAGAAGTTTTAGTGCCAGATGATTCTATTTATGCTCTTCCTCGAGCTTCCAAGAGTGTCTTTGACAGGTTCAGAGATTTCTCCGTTGAAATAC GTAGACAAGAGGAAGAAATGACAAGACAAGTAAGTGGTGAGAAAATACCTTCTCATTGTAAAACAAAACGTCTTGAAGATCTATTTCGTCCTCCATAcgatatattatttttgggAACATTTGTCGAGGCTCGTGAATACGCAAAGTCGAAAAATCGTTGGCTTCTAGTTAATGTACAAAACCCACAAGAATTTGCATGTCAAATGCTTAATAGAGATGTTTGGTCTgacaaacaaataaaagaaataattaaagatcATTTTGTTTTATGGCAG gtATTGTCAGATACCGCCGATGGACGAAGATACATTGACTTTTACAACGTGCTTGACTATCCTTATCTAGCAGTTGTTGATCCAAGAACTGGGGAATGTATGCGCTCATACAATACAATATCAATGGATCATCTTCTAACTGGATTGAATGACGTGCTCAGCTCTCAACCATCACCAGACTGTAGCTCAGACTCACCCGACGTCGAAGCCTCACATTGCGAGCCAACATCATCAGCTAAACGTGGTggtcattttaataattcgaaAGATTCCG gTTTTAAAAGTCTGAATGGGGAGCCATCGGTCAGTACAAGTACTGGAAGTAGCGCCGTAATTCGCGGAAAACGAAGTCGCATGGAGATTGATAACGCTGATGGTGATCCTGCTGATGAAGCTGCTATGCCTACAAAAGaa gACTCGGTGGCTAAAACTTCTAACAGTACACCGACGGTATCAAATGACAAGAGTAAACCGTCAACTTCGAGTTACAATAGTAAACCATCTACTTCCACTTACAATAGTAAACCTTCTACGTCTAGTTATAATAATACACCATCAACTTCAACAAACAATAGTATACGGTCTACttcaagtaaaaatgaaattg ctAATGGTGAATTGTCATTACGATTGTGTTTGCGATTACCTGGTGGTGAACCAGAAACAATTTCGATGCGTGCTACCGACACTATTGag tgcttTATAAAACGCATTGAAGACATGGGATACTCACGAACAGAGCACACATACTTAATTCCATTTCCAAAAACAAATGTAGGTGCACTACCAACGGATTCACAATTACGTGACACTGTTTTGTATCCATCAAGTACAGTATTCATTACaaaagtctaa